The stretch of DNA TTCATGATATAGGCAAAATTGGTGTAAGCGAAAAGATACTTTTGAAACCAGGTCCATTAACATTAGAAGAATTTAATGATATGAAAAAACATCCAACGATTAGTGTCAATATTTTATCTCCAATAGACTTTAATAAAGAAATCCTTTCTGTTGTTCATCAACATCATGAACGAGTAGATGGTAAAGGGTATCCATATGGTATTTTTGATATTACTTTAGGTGCTCGAATAATAGAAATAGCCGATGCCTATGATGCAATGACATCTGATAGACCATACCGTAAAGCATTATCTAAATCTGATGCAATAATGGAATTGAAAAGATGTGCCGGAATGCAATTTGACCCGAAAATAGTTGAGGTATTTATAAAAATATTGGAGGAGGAAAAAGAAAGTCAATAGTGATACCCTATCTTTACACTAATTCCTTACCCATAGTTGCCAGACTTAAGGAGCTATATTTTACACCTCTTGTTGATTTTAACTGATGTGCCAAATTTTCAATTTCATCAGATTTTCCTTTGACAACGACTATCTCCAGACAATTATCATGGTCAAGATGGATATGCTGGGTAGAAATAATCAGATGGTGAAAATTATGTTGGATGTCCATTAAGGTATTCACCAGCTCTCGCTGGTGATGGTCATAAACAAGGGTAATTGTTCCTGCAATTTCTTTTCCTGCTACCCATTCCTTTTTTACCAAACTTTCCCGAATCAAATCACGAATAGCCTCAGAACGATTGGTGTAATTTTGGGAATGGATAAGTTTATCAAACCTTTCCAGAAGTTTTTTATCCAGAGAAACTCCAAACCGAATTAATTCACTCATTGAATACCCTCCTTTTTTTTCACCGCAGAGACGCAGAGAACGCAGAGAGAGAGATTATATTTTTCTGTGACCTCCGCGCCTCTGCGGTGCATTACCCCTTAATCTGGAAATGTGCCAGGTTCAATTCACAATTGAAGATATCCTCCCTTTTTAAGATGTGTGTAGGCTAAGGCAGTGGCTTTTCTGCCTCGTGGTGTGCGGTTGAGGAAACCAATCTGGATTAGAAATGGCTCATAAATATCTTCAATCGTAGAAACATCCTCGCTTACCGCCACGGTTAAGGTATTAAGTCCAACAGGACCTCCACCGAATTTATCAATCAATGTCTCCATAATTTTGCGGTCCATATTATCCAGACCTATTTCATCTATTTCAAATGCAGATAGGGCTATATCTGCTATTTGTTTGGTAATTTTACCTTCGCCTTTTACCTCTGCATAGTCTCGTATTCTTTTCAGGAGTCGATTAGCCACCCTTGGCGTTCTCCGACTGCGTTTGGCAATTTCCCAGCTGGCTTCTTCCTCTATTTCAATCCCTAAAATCTTTGAAGAACGATTGATTATCTTAAACATATCTTCTTCTTCATAAAATTCTAAGCGATTAACCACGCCAAATCTATCCCGAAGTGGTGAGGTTAGTTGTCCTGCCTTTGTTGTGGCACCGACTAAGGTAAATCTGGGTAAATCAAGTTTTATTGACCTGGCAGAAGGTCCTTTGCCAATCATAATATCTAATTTAAAATCTTCCATAGCTAAATATAGCAATTCTTCTACGGTTCGATTTATTCGATGAATCTCATCAATAAACAATACATCTTGTTCTGCAAGGTTAGTCAAGATAGCGGCAAGGTCACCGGGTCTTTCTAAAATAGGTCCTGAGGTCGTTTTGATATTTGTGCCCAGTTCGTGAGCAATAATATATGCCAATGTCGTCTTCCCCAATCCTGGCGGACCATAGAGCAAGATATGGTCAAGAGATTCCTTTCTCTTTAAAGCCGCTTGAATAAAAATAGACAAATTCTCTTTAATCTTATCCTGCCCAACAAATTCAGCCATCTCCGCTGGACGAAGACTTTGTTCAATCTCTTTATCTTCAAAAGTTAATGTTGGAATAGTTAATCGTTCTTCGGTCATATTAATCTCCTGTATTTGTTATTTGGAATGCGGAATTAATTTTTTTAGTTCGGTATTCCTACTTCTCACTTCCGCATTCATTAATTGGCATAAATGATTTTATCAGGAATTTCATTTTATGTCAACAAAATTTCTATCCGCTTACCCCTTAGTAAAAAATGTCTTGACTTTTTAATGTTTTTCATGGTATATTTTAAACTAATTTTGTAACCGTTTAGATAGTAATTCACCGCAGAGACGCAAGAGTTTACAGAGAAGACATAGAAATAAATCAATTTTTCCCTCTTGAGAGGGGGTAGAAGTCTGTTTTTCTCTGCGTCTCTGTATCTGTGCGGTGAACGGTTACGACGAAAACACTAAATACATACAATCGTCCTCTTACCTT from bacterium encodes:
- the nikR gene encoding nickel-responsive transcriptional regulator NikR yields the protein MSELIRFGVSLDKKLLERFDKLIHSQNYTNRSEAIRDLIRESLVKKEWVAGKEIAGTITLVYDHHQRELVNTLMDIQHNFHHLIISTQHIHLDHDNCLEIVVVKGKSDEIENLAHQLKSTRGVKYSSLSLATMGKELV
- the ruvB gene encoding Holliday junction branch migration DNA helicase RuvB, whose amino-acid sequence is MTEERLTIPTLTFEDKEIEQSLRPAEMAEFVGQDKIKENLSIFIQAALKRKESLDHILLYGPPGLGKTTLAYIIAHELGTNIKTTSGPILERPGDLAAILTNLAEQDVLFIDEIHRINRTVEELLYLAMEDFKLDIMIGKGPSARSIKLDLPRFTLVGATTKAGQLTSPLRDRFGVVNRLEFYEEEDMFKIINRSSKILGIEIEEEASWEIAKRSRRTPRVANRLLKRIRDYAEVKGEGKITKQIADIALSAFEIDEIGLDNMDRKIMETLIDKFGGGPVGLNTLTVAVSEDVSTIEDIYEPFLIQIGFLNRTPRGRKATALAYTHLKKGGYLQL